The following are encoded in a window of Sminthopsis crassicaudata isolate SCR6 chromosome 3, ASM4859323v1, whole genome shotgun sequence genomic DNA:
- the MRPL17 gene encoding large ribosomal subunit protein bL17m, translating into MRLTVVAAISHGRVFRRLGLGPESRIHLLRNLLTGLVRHERIEAPWARVDEMRGYAERLIDYGKLGDTNEKAMRMADFWLTEKDLIPKLFQTLAPRFSNETGNYTRMFQIPNREKMDRAKMAVIEFKGNPLPPLVVPRRDNNRTLLNQLLLGLRQDLEKSRPPGSTA; encoded by the exons ATGCGGCTCACTGTTGTTGCTGCCATTTCGCACGGGCGGGTGTTTCGCCGCCTGGGCCTGGGCCCTGAATCCCGGATCCACCTGCTGCGCAACCTGCTGACGGGGCTTGTGCGCCATGAGCGTATCGAGGCTCCCTGGGCGCGCGTGGACGAGATGCGCGGCTACGCTGAGCGG ctcattgacTATGGGAAGCTGGGAGACACCAACGAGAAGGCGATGCGGATGGCAGACTTCTGGCTTACG GAAAAGGACCTGATTCCAAAACTGTTCCAGACACTGGCCCCTCGCTTCAGCAACGAAACTGGAAACTATACAAGGATGTTTCAGATTCCAAACCGTGAAAAGATGGACCGGGCCAAGATGGCAGTTATTGAATTCAAGGGGAACCCCCTCCCTCCACTAGTGGTGCCACGTCGGGACAACAATCGCACACTTCTCAATCAGTTACTTTTGGGCCTTCGACAAGACCTGGAAAAGAGTCGTCCCCCAGGATCTACTGCATAA